A part of Pongo pygmaeus isolate AG05252 chromosome 14, NHGRI_mPonPyg2-v2.0_pri, whole genome shotgun sequence genomic DNA contains:
- the LOC129011854 gene encoding lysine-specific demethylase PHF2-like isoform X1, with protein sequence MKLQEFVDYYYITNRKRVLNIANLEFFNTQMSSFVEPPDTMRKLFWVENWPDDAFLAKPKVTKSCLICVKDSYTDFHVDCGGASAWYHVLKGFRLDNIWVRLLSDCALRRESNSVQLRDPGRWQALLHVFSQTPIFSGPYSHTCSTYGLYTCFHGNYNDVIFQATSRRRGSAGKSHL encoded by the exons ATGAAGCTGCAGGAGTTTGTGGACTATTACTACATCACCAACCGCAAGCGAGTCCTCAACATTGCCAACCTTGAGTTCTTCAACACCCA AATGTCCAGCTTCGTGGAGCCACCTGACACCATGAGGAAACTGTTCTGGGTAGAAAACTGGCCAGATGATGCATTCTTGGCCAAGCCCAAAGTGACCAAGTCCTGCCTGATCTGTGTGAAGGACAGCTACACCGACTTCCATGTCGACTGTGGGGGCGCCTCCGCCTGGTACCACGTGCTCAAG GGATTCAGGCTCGATAACATTTGGGTGAGGCTGCTGAGTGACTGTGCACTTAGAAGAGAAAG taACAGTGTGCAGCTGAGGGATCCAGGCCGGTGGCAGGCTCTGCTGCATGTCTTCTCCCAGACACCCATATTCAGTGGCCCTTACTCCCATACATGCTCAACATATGGCCTCTATACCTGCTTCCATGGGAACTACAATGATGTGATTTTCCAGGCAACTTCCAGGAGACGAGGAAGTGCC
- the LOC129011854 gene encoding lysine-specific demethylase PHF2-like isoform X2, which yields MKLQEFVDYYYITNRKRVLNIANLEFFNTQMSSFVEPPDTMRKLFWVENWPDDAFLAKPKVTKSCLICVKDSYTDFHVDCGGASAWYHVLKAPTELSWALSPAASQGDCPLVHLSYAGPSGEA from the exons ATGAAGCTGCAGGAGTTTGTGGACTATTACTACATCACCAACCGCAAGCGAGTCCTCAACATTGCCAACCTTGAGTTCTTCAACACCCA AATGTCCAGCTTCGTGGAGCCACCTGACACCATGAGGAAACTGTTCTGGGTAGAAAACTGGCCAGATGATGCATTCTTGGCCAAGCCCAAAGTGACCAAGTCCTGCCTGATCTGTGTGAAGGACAGCTACACCGACTTCCATGTCGACTGTGGGGGCGCCTCCGCCTGGTACCACGTGCTCAAG GCACCAACAGAGCTCTCGTGGGCCCTgagccctgcagcctcccagggcGATTGTCCCCTGGTCCACCTCAGCTATGCAGGGCCCAGTGGGGAAGCCTGA